The DNA segment aacgacccatgacggctaaaaataaaaaatccaaagcgttaatgatattctaaggcactttaattcttgaaaattttcgttttgaggtcatttgggtgttgtttggttaggagaaagaaagtgaatttttagagagagaaagctccaaaaaatgtgattttcgaaaataaaaaatgtggtttcatggtaatgtcgttctgaataactttaattcttgaatattttcattttgaggtcgttaacgatcgttaacggtcattttaaaaaattagttaaaattgagtggccaccggtgttaaagagtgtaaagttcaatggccataccgggaagaaatgaagttcagtggccataatgtgaaaatgggtaaagatcaatggccatgggtgtaatttaccccttccCTTTTAATTAAATAGGATTCTCATTCTTCTATTAAATTtaacaggaattttcacatgcatctTAATGAGCACGTAGAATTTGTTCATTCACCTTTAAGtttaataagaaaaaagaaaaaaaaaaccacgtCTTTGTAACTACCTAGTGtgctataaaaaaaagtaacgGTTTGCTGTAAATAAATTGGTTctactttcaaaaaaaaagaatatctATATACTATAGTAtagtatatttattaatttaatttatgatttttttataattaattttttttgttatctttttttttggtaagaagggaagaaaaaaagcaaacaaacaaaaacctaacccggaatcagtctaggaagactgaccccaatcctatcctcaagaagagaaggtaacagaaaagaaggaggaacggaaagggtagaaacacctaacatctccccatgcccagcagctgccaagcgatccgccacgcgattttgctccctataaatatgggagaaggtaagagaatcgaaggcaggacgaagcctcaagatggctttaatgagattctgactcttaagacaaacagtctgtctatccgaaatcctgttgatagcctccaaattgtcagactccaccgaaagtcttttaacacccatgcgaatggcgagtttaatgccagacaagatcccccagagttccgcagtaaaggaggagcccgtacctaagttatgggtaaacccagccagccaggcgccaccagcatcccgaagaactccaccagcagcaattctgccattactaaggcaggagccatccgtattcaacttgacaaccccttccatgggcttcctccaaccaactaactggacctctttaaccggggaggggtgaaccagtgGCTCTcattcaaaactctttgtaataacagagagttttttcgagaagtaaaaccggaggtcaggaataaagacagtcttctcagcaaataactcttcattcctccatttccacatttggtgacaaataatagcgaagagaatagcctcgtgctccatactggccaacaaattcccattaacgccttcagagaaccagtcaatatcagagaaccccataaaggaaggaaggatgtggtgaggaaggaccccttcccaaacatttctactattcgggcaatccctcaaagcatggcacaaggtttccatatggccgctgcatctgctacagacaccagatacagccaagttcCTTTTGTTATCTTATAATTAATggtttcatcttttttttttttttgaaatttaagaaattttggtttgatccaattttgattttgattccaATTCTAATTCCGAAATTTGAACTAAACACTTTTAAAAGTAATTAGATTCCAATTCCAGATTaaaccaaataaaataaataaataattattccgATTCTAATTCCGTAacattccgattccgattctgatgtttgaaccaaacacccccttaattaattcaataaaagtcaataaaaataattttagataactaaaaattatttaacaaagctatcaaaatcaaataaagataataaaatataaagtcgGGTTGGGCCCAGGCTTTTGAAACAAATCCTAAGCCCAATCCATTCTATGTGCGGACGTGCGGGGGTTCAGACTGGGCCGGTctaatttttaaattacatGTCCAAGCCTAACTTATGAGACTCGGGTTTGGACGGACCGAACGGACCAGCGGGCTCATAAACAGGTCTAGgcttgattgatgatttttttgattgatgattttagtaGTTTGGGGAGCTAATTGATTTTTAAGCATAGTTTAGGGGCCAATATGAGCTTTATGCCCTAAAAGAAATAATCAAAACGATGCGTTTTCACAAGGTTGCGACAGGGGGAAAACGGCATGTCGTTGGAGCATGAAAGCAAGTCAGCGACTCAGTTAACTCGAAAACTCGAAGTCAAAGTTTGAAGCAAGGCCAGAGAAGGAGAGCAAAGCAATGGAGGCGAAGAGAAGCAGCTCAGTGTCGATTATCCACAATGCTACAATTGTTACAATGGATGCTTGCAGCCGAGTTTTCAGAATCGGCGGAATTGTTATCGATCAAGATGAAATCAAAGCCGTTGGTCAATCTGCCGATATTCTTGCCCAATTCTCCTCCGTCGCCGACCAAATCATCGATCTCCACGGCCAATTCTTGCTCCCCGGTCCTCCTCAACTTTATTCCCATCTTTTCCATCTGTATACTTTTTTTTACTATTGATTGACTCGGCAACGCTGATCAGGATTCATCAACACTCATGTTCACACCTCGCAGCAGCTCGGCAGAGGGATAGCTGACGATGTGGATTTAATGACTTGGTTGCACAGTCGGATTTGGCCGTACGAATCTAATATGACGGAGCTAGATTCTTATATTTCTACTTTGCTTTGTGGAATCGAACTCATCCACTCCGGTGttggtttttgttttagttttccTTTTTTGCTTAGAGTTTGTGCTTGAATTGGAGAATCTTAATGGTTTCTTTGTTTATTTGGATTAGGTTACTTGCTTTGCTGAGGCAGGAGGACAATATGTTTCTGCAATggctcgagcagttgaagaattGGGATTGCGAGCTTGCTTAACTGAGTCTATAATGGACGCCGGTGAAGGTTTACCTCCGACTTGGGCAGCTCGGACCACAGAAGATTGCATTCAGGTCGGTCATTGCAATTTGCATTGTAAGTCAATTTTGTCTCTAGCTTTGGCTCGCTGGTCAATTTGCTCGGAAATAAAATTCTTTGCATCAGTTGTTCAACTTACATACATCtctagaaatattttttttttgaggctgttgaactttttattgatttcaATTTGACTTATTAAGCCTCTTGATAACTGGTTACCTGATTTTGTGTCCAAGCCGCCTTTGTAATCCCATGTGGTTGATAACCTACAAAACAGTAACCTAGGTCAGACAGGGCCAGAGTCAAGCGCACCagctctgatgcctaagtcagtttgTGATTAGGACTGAATAGATTaagatgcctaagtcagttttCTAGATTAAGGTTATCACCTCTTTAGGCCCATCCCACCATgtgttttaattccacaaattaatgaggttgccaggactcgaactctcgaccgtttggtcctagaggctctgataccatgtcatggaaccgattgaactgaaaagctcgagcttatagttaaggcccaatcatatatcttatattaatcttcCTATAAAAAGCTAATATGGTTAAGAATGCAATTTGAAATGTGGATTCAATTGATAAGGCACTTTTAATTGAGTTTGATGTTAACTTATCTAATAACTAGGGACTTAATGTGTGAATATATAAATCACATAACACGATAATCTGTTTTGACACCCTTACATTTTGGGCTGACTTATTTGAAAGATGTTTGGAGTTCATATCAGATTGTACAAAACTTTGTTTAGAGCAAATTGACTCTGCAAATCAAGTTGAGGACCATAAATAATTGTTTTTATTAGTATATACTTTTTGTTATGTGATTGAAGCTGATTTCTAACTCCAATGGTAGTCTAGTCTCAAAAGAAGCTTTATGAGAAGCATCATAATACTGCGGATGGGCGCATTCGGATATGGCTTGGAATCAGGCAAATTATGAATTCTACTGATCGCCTACTGCTTGAAACTAGAGAAACAGCCGAGGAACTGAAAACTGGAATCCATATGGTAAATCAGCTTTCTTTTTCTGTCTGAATGCAGGTAGGTAATACCTTACTATCTTATTGGGGTATGATTTTTATTGCACAATTTTATTGCTGCAAGATAACTACCAAAACATGAATGTTCTGCTTATAATCGATATAGAATGTCGATTTTGTGTTTCTCATATATCATATATGCATCGAGCGATTATATTTGAACCTTTCATCTTGAGTATTATTTACAAGGCCTAATATATCACCAGCTTCCTGAActtccataaaagtagattgactccttaaactttgcaagtgtctcactagctccttgaacttgattatttcgtatcacGAACTCCCTAAATTTGTCCATAAAAGCAGATTAGCTCCCTAaaactttataagtgtctcaccaactccctgaacttgtttattccgtaacaactaaatacaagaacctattaaacctaaattctaaaaatacatcttcatctattcgattggtaattttttctcttctcctacctttcaacctattataagagttaatgtttgcaggtttgagagatcgaATGGATGAGGATTAAAAGTTAGTATtattagtattatggtttttgtatttagttgttacagaataagcaagttcagggagttggTGAGTCACTTATGAAGTTCacggagctaatctacttttatggacaagtttagggagtttgtgatacgaaataatcaagttcaaggagctggtAATACACTTacaaagtttagggagccaatctactttAATGGACAAGTTCTGGGAGCGGAttatgtattaggcctatttACAATGTCTGAACCCAAGGCATGTATCACAATGTCAGGTATTAAATTATCAGATATGGAGTTGAATCTTTTCAGGTTGCTTTTGTGTAGTTTTCCTGACCACTACAGGGAAATAAAATTAAGGATTTTTTATCTCTTCTGATTCTAAAAAAGATGTTCATTACTATGTTTATTTCCGCAAGGGCCAATTATTACATTTTATTGCCATGGACATGATGTTGGTTTTTGAATCTTATTCAGCTAATTCTATGAATCATTCAGCATGTCTCAGAGATAGCTTATGAGAATAATGTCGTCATGAATACACGAAAAGTTGAATATGGGACTGTCACATACTTGAAGAAGATAGACTTCCTACAAAAGAACTTGCTTGCTGCCCACACAGTTTGGGTGAACAATACTGAGGTTAGTCAGATGTGATATTAGCTTTTGTTAGGCTTTATTAAACGATATTAGCTTTGTCGTTCCTCATTCTTCTAGCCTCTGATGCTCGTGGACTATGAACTTCTTCTAGTCCAATTGTTATTTGTCAAGTTATCAAACCCAAACTAGTTCCACCCATCATTATCAAGTTGATAACAAGGCAAAAAGAACAGAGTCAGAAACTCAAACTCTCCATCTCCACTAAGTTATTAAACAGAGTCTGATTTGTGAATTAGTTTGCATTAGATTTGAATTTTACGTACTTGGTTGATATGATTTCTGTTTTGATATTAAATTGCATTTTTAGACCAataattgataatattttgagttcaatatggtaaatattttattttttataatattatgaatttgaaccgcgattcgattcacgagtcgaatctcgatttGACAACCATGGTATCGCATGTGCTTTGGCTATATACACTCTAATATTTTAGTGATCCATGTCTTTGCCTATTAAGTAGATCCCACGATCACACTGTTTTAGTGACTATTACTATGTTTCTCTCAGATTGATTTTCTTTCAAGATCCGGGGTCAAGGTATCTCATTGTCCAGCTTCAGCAATGCGAATGCTTGGGTTTGCACCTATTAAAGAGATGCTTGAATCTGGCATTTGTGTGTCCTTGGGAACCGATGGAGCACCATCAAATAATAGAATGAGCATGGGTTTGTGTAGCTTCTAACATTGTTGTTCCTGCTCTTACTTTGCTTGCACGTACTAATTTCATATCACTCAGGCTAGCAAATTTGCCCACATTaggttttttaaaatttagacATGCTGCATTAATACAAGTTATAGTTACAAGGACTATCTATAATGCACATGTAAATGTTTCTGCAACCTTGTTGAACATGAAATGGCTATTACAAACAAGTGGTGTtcattgggtaaattacaaaactgactCAATTGATAGAGtcgtttacatatttagactcatTTCACTACCTTTTACCAAACTAGACACTTTCAAATTAGACTTTCCCTAAATACATATAGATAAAAATCACGTCAGGTTCAAGTTCATTTACCcaatgaacaaattgaaccaGCAAAATGGAAGTTAATTATACTATAGGTCAAGAAACATTGGCAGCATGATCTACCACTTCAAGCACATGTGTTCTACTCCTTGTAATCCTATGAAAAACCTCTCTTTCCTGCATCACCAATCATTCTCCGGGTAATCTCCGTCAGTTCCGCCACTTGTGCTGTTACTTCATCCATCTTTTCCTGTCTCCACCCGAAATTGAAACCACGTTGCGAATTCAATCAAACTCTGCCCCAATTTTTCCATCATCTGCATTTCATCTAATAACCCGGTAGAacctttcttctctttcttcttccattctttttcaattttttcctGCAATCCAATCATGCTTTGTGCCCATGTAAATTGCTTCCGAATCTGAAAATGATTAGCCAATCCATTCCTCTCTTCACGTGGCAGAGCTGCTACTCTATGTTTTCGAAATAATTAGCAGTTGATCCCACTGCGAATCTTTTGGATGAGTGAAAAAATTGgttaaatcataatatatatactaaggctattttgggaaagtctaatttggtaagaggTAATATAatgagtctaaatatgtaaacggGTCAATCAATTGAGTCAGTTTTATAACTTACCAGTGTACACTTCATGAACCTAGTTAATTAAATGAtgcttccaaaaaaaaaaaattgaaagaaatggACGTTTTCTAGACTTCATATCTCCATTTAGTTTGTAAAGTTTTTGGTTTCTCAGAAATTCTTTTGCAATGAGCGGAAATTGATAGATAACTAATCTCTTTGCAGTGGATGAGATGTATCTAGCTTCTTTGATTAACAAAGGAAGGGAAGTTTTTGCCAATGGAACAACTAATCCTACAGCTCTCCCAGCTGAAACAATTCTCAAAATGGCAACCATAAATGGTGCAAAAACTGTACTATGGGATGATGAAATAGGATCAATCGAGATCGGGAAAAAGGTTTGATCATTCTGCCTCTTCCCTTGTTCTAATTCCTTGCTCTTCTAGAAAATTGAAGCTGATAATATTctccttttgtttatttttttttggattggAAGGCTGACTTGGTAGTGATCAATCCGAGCTCGTGGACTATGATTCCAATTCATGACTGGTATATATCTAGCCTTTGAAAGTTCTTGTTCCACTTTGTTGAAAAACGAAGCTAAATAAAACAGAATTAATCAAGCAAAGATCGAACACAAGGATTTGTTAACGAAGTTCGGCAGTTTTGAATTGCCTACGTCTCCGGAAGTGATGAGCGGTTTATTTCTTATTGATCGTGTAAAAGAGATACAGTTTTACATGTATTTATAGTGTGTAACAAAATTACTCAAATACCCCTGTACCATACCGCGGGGGCTCCGCCCCCACACCCCCGGCCCACTAATCCTAGCGTGTCAATGTCACTCCACTCCTCTCCACTCCACTCCGGGATAAGCCCTTTTGATATTATGAGCCATATCcaacaaatctccaccttggCGAATAAACCTGCCCCTTAGAAGATAAGCATCCTCTAGACACGCTATGTGGACCGGCTACCACACTTTCTTAGCAACTGCGAATATCCAACAAGTCTTTCATCCTTGTCTGCCATAAACTGAAGTTTCCATGGCCATTGAATTTCGCAACTTCGAATCTCGCACCTCCTCACATAGCTTCCTcaacctggctctgataccaattgttgaaaaatgaagctaaataaaatagaattaaTCAAGCAACGATCGAACACAAGAATTTGTTAACGAAGTTCGGCAGTTTTGAATTGCCTACGTCTCCGGGAGCGATGAGCGGTTTATTTCTTCTTGATCGTGTAAAAGAGATACAGTTTTACATGTATTTATAGTGTGTAACAAAATTACTCAAATAGGCTGAAGCATGTAAAACGAGATAATGGTACATGAACCAATTTTGGGACCAGGTAACGGAATCCATAAAACGAGATTCTTACCTGCATCCATAGGCTGAAGCAGGGGCATGGAGGTGCCGGCACATCCCCGGCCATCAGGAACTTATAGGGGTGGTTCTACCCCTGTACCCCTCTATCTTCATCTGCGAGGTGCTGATTACACCCCAACAAATGCACGGATGCacatctctttttttttccccCTCTCGTCCAAGCCAAAACAATACTGTTTTTTTTGTCtagtacaacaacaacaacaacaaaaccttAGTTCCAAAATGATTCGGGgccggctaacatgaaccatcatataaaatcgAGAAATCAAGTTGTGTCAGCCatataaattctctccctccactccgtcctatccactaggggcaaaaaaaaattgaagccCAACCCATGTAGGTTGGTTTATGTTTTTGCACTCCAAGTAGTCAAAGGGGGATCCCGCCACTGTATAGGTCCAAAATTGCTCCATGTTGAAAACGTTGTGGACAATTTTACAATTTCTTATGTTGCTGGTATATCTGCACTTCCATAAAAACACTGGGGGAAAATTTGGACCTTTattatccttttatttattttttcactcATTTATATGAACCATCAAGATGAAAGTGTTGGAACATCTGCTGATGACCTGAGGTCATGTTTTGCCCCAATTTCTCTTATAGTGTTGCCGGTTTATATGAATTATAAGCAGTCAATGGATTCTAATGGCATCCATCTTAGTTTTTGTTTTCCTGATGTTCATTAAGAACTCTTGTAACTGAGATGGAGTGGTTTATTCAATCAAATTCATACGCGATAGCCTCAATTAGAAGGCGGTAAGGTATTTCTTAGCATCTTTACAGAAACGAGATCATGTGGCATCGTGAATCCCTTGATAGATTAAATGACCCATGAAATGACTTGTGCACAATGAGCATGATGGTGTCCAAGGATGGATGGGGGGCTTGAGCACAGCCGGAAAATGCTATGGAAACTGTGGACGGGACTTTAGTTTTGCATGTAAAAACACTCAAAACATATGAATTTAACACCCATAAATCACAATAAACACTCCCTTCAGTGAATACTAGATCCCTCAGCGATGGTGTGTTCTGTTATGTCCTAATGGAGAGATAGAGGATAGATTCATTGCTGCTTGCTTAATAATAATCTTACTTAATCTGCAGCTTCATGGATTGATTTTTCGGTTTTAATGATTCCGCAGCATTTCAAGCCTTGTTTACTGCATGCGAACAGAGAATATCGTCTCAGTGATGTGCAATGGCAAGTGGATTATGAAGGACAAGAAGATCTTGACTGTAAACGAGGTGTGTTCTTTCTAGCCTTCTTTTCCTGCTAGTTGTGATATCATTCTCTCAAGTACAGTAGAACTCTTTTTATGTTAACTGGAAGGCTTAATATATTTGATGTCACTCGTACTTGGCCCAAAACTTCAATTTGCTGTACTTGGCCCAAAACTTCAACAGTCCCTGGTCTAACtggtaaaaaaaaactaaaattttggatttagagagggctAACGGgccaaaaaaaatagaattttggatttagagattaCCTAACAGACCTGGGCCGAATTTGGGATGCTAATTCAGCACCCAATCTAAATTTCTTGGAGACAGGAGGGCTGGAACCACCAGTCTCAAATTTTGTGGAGATAAAgggggccgaaactactcgtggtCATGGTGGTTCCGACGGCCGTCGGGACCAGGCCTCGGGGCCCCTCTGTATCCGCCCTCTGCCTGTGACTCCCTATTCTTGTCCAATAAATTTTCAATAACCATCAATTCTTGTTTAATTGTACTCAATAACCCCAAAACATCAATTGTTCCTTGAATCCTAATTATTTGtctatttgatattttttttacaagtgGCGGAGCGTGTCTCCCAGTTTCTACATCCGATAAATTATACCCAGAAATAgagggttattgaatgcaattggataataattaagatcatttgaaacttttaaaagttaAGGGAGATATTTGAAATTTTGGGCTAAATACAGGGGTAACAACAGATCATCAGGCCTGATTGGAATATTGACAATTGGATGCTTCATTCTCTTAAAGTTCATCAAGTTTTACAGGGCCAATACATTTGTTGTCCTGCcattactttttattttatttttgtctaCTTGTGTTCAATAACCTTTTATTTCTCAATAAAATTTGTTAGCATTCAATAACCTCTTATTTCTAGATAAAATTTGTTAGACGCATAAAATGAAAGACACTCCATCACGTGTCAAAATGATCACCACTTGTCAAAAAGAAGATGTCAAAGAGACAAATAATTAGAAACTTTTAGAATTTGACGGAGCAGTTGAAGTTCTAGAGTTATTGAAttagtttcatggtaaatgtcgttctgaacaactttaattcttgaatatttttattttaaggtcgttaacggtcattttgacgagttaattaaagttgagtggccaccggtgttaaaaagtgtaaaatttagtGGTCATACTATCTTATTCTTCATTTTTCCGGGGAGATCGATTGTTCCCTTCCTTGAAAGGACAAAAATAAAAGGTTATTAAATGTAAAGGGATAAAAACGAGGTTATTGAGTAGAGTTGGATAAAATTAGGGGGTTATTAAATGTAAttggaaaaaaattgaaattgaatgattACAATATATAAAGTTCCAGTGACTGCCGACATATCATATACGGATATGATGTGTGGGAAATATCAATTAAGTAGTTTTAGCTTATTAGTCTGTGTTTTTGAAGTTAATTAATTAGTGGGTCTGTTTGGATGAAGTACACGTGTACGTTAGTCCATTTTATCGTTTAGCTAATCTGTTAGGAAGAATGTGAGGTGTAAGGCTATATAGTGGAAAGATTGTATTTGGTACCTTTTATGCTGATTAATAGAAAGTTCAAGTTCTTCCTCCTTAGATTTCTCTCTGTTTCTTTCTCCCCTTTTCTTAGCTTAATTTACCAGgcatcatttggtatcagagcaaccTTCCTTACCTGTGATTCAATTCCACCATATCCAAACCTTATCAGATGGCAGACAGCATGAGATCAATAGATTGGGAGAAAATTGAAGAAAATCTTAAATCGATGGTAAAAGACATGTTGGTTGATTACAGAAAAAAGCAGGAACAGATGGTGGAGGAGATAATGCTTAAATATCAGAACTCCATTATTGAAGAGCGCAAGGTTCAGATGACGGATCTGAACTCCATAAACTCCAATCCTCACTCAAATGAAAGCGTTAATTCCAAAATCTCAACTCCTATAGTAAACCTAAGTTCCTCTGACCTAGAAACTCAACTGTACCAGCTTTCTACCCGATTCACTAATGGATCTGAATCAGAAGAATTGAAGTATGAAATTATCAAGCAGCAAGGGAAGAGAACGTCATCCACCACTCTTACATCCGATCCAGAGCTGTTGAAAATGGAAGGTGTGCCGAAATGGAGTGTTTTAGTATTACATTTCCTCTTGATTTACTTGTGTCGAAGCTCGAGTCACATGGAATTGTTGGCATTGATAGGAATTTAGGTATGAACGAGGATTTAGTTGGTCAGAAATATAATTGCCTTCTCGATATGCAAGTGGATGATGAAGGAAAAGTTATCACACTTTTTGTTGCCATATTCTGTAAAAGCAAGGTTAGTAGTTCAGGCTACACACAATATTATCTTATGACATTACAATATAAGTTTGGCTTGGATATACCAGGGGATGTTCATGAAACagttcttcaatttctgacTTTATCCAAATGCCATGAAGAGCTATGTTCTAAACAATGGCAGACCTTACAAATAATCTTGCAACATGGAGAAAAGCTTATTGGAGTGATTCAATTGAAAGAACTGCAAAATGATTGTTTTAATGATAACAATCTTGGGAAATGTGGTTTGGGAGCAGTTTATAAAGGAGCGTTACACGGCGGAAAAGAAATTACAGAGGAGAGACTATCAAAATATTCTGGACAAGAAAGTGAGGAGTTTCAGAATGAAGTTGCTTGGATTAGTAATGAGGATACAATAGCTGGAATTTTGGAGTTGGTCGTCAATCTTAATTTTTCTCTAGATGTCCATAATAATCCACTCAAAGAACTCATTACAGATGCTATTTTACAGGAAATAAGATCTCTTAATAAAGCAATAGAAGTCCAACCTACAGAGTTTCAGATCATTTCTGAGCATTTGGAGCTATTTCTTAGATTTTCTATTAAGTTGCCATCACTTGCCAAGAACAACTTCAGATATTGTTCTTTAGAGGTCATGTTTGATGTGTTGAAAGATAGAGGGAATCACACAGCCACCAAAATTTGATCTTGTGCTCTGATAAAGGACCTAAGAGGCCAGTTGGGATTTCATATTTGATATTCAAAAGAGGTATCCAAATGTGAACCTTGAGGGCAAGGTTCTAAGGGGGAAGGATTGATATGTGGGAAATATCAATTAAGTAGTTTTAGCTTATTAGTCTGTGTTTTTGAAGTTAATTAATTAGTGGGTCTGTTTGGATGAAGTACACGTGTACGTTAGTCCATTTTATCGTTTAGCTAATCTGTTAGGAAGAATGTGAGGTGTAAGGCTATATAGTGGAAATATTGTATTTGGTACCTTTTATGCTGATTAATAGAAAGTTCATGTTCTTCCTCCTTAGATTTCTCTCTGTTCTTTCTCCCCTTTTTTTAGCTTA comes from the Euphorbia lathyris chromosome 5, ddEupLath1.1, whole genome shotgun sequence genome and includes:
- the LOC136229490 gene encoding uncharacterized protein isoform X2, translated to MEAKRSSSVSIIHNATIVTMDACSRVFRIGGIVIDQDEIKAVGQSADILAQFSSVADQIIDLHGQFLLPGFINTHVHTSQQLGRGIADDVDLMTWLHSRIWPYESNMTELDSYISTLLCGIELIHSGVTCFAEAGGQYVSAMARAVEELGLRACLTESIMDAGEGLPPTWAARTTEDCIQSQKKLYEKHHNTADGRIRIWLGIRQIMNSTDRLLLETRETAEELKTGIHMHVSEIAYENNVVMNTRKVEYGTVTYLKKIDFLQKNLLAAHTVWVNNTEIDFLSRSGVKVSHCPASAMRMLGFAPIKEMLESGICVSLGTDGAPSNNRMSMVDEMYLASLINKGREVFANGTTNPTALPAETILKMATINGAKTVLWDDEIGSIEIGKKADLVVINPSSWTMIPIHDCISSLVYCMRTENIVSVMCNGKWIMKDKKILTVNEG
- the LOC136229490 gene encoding uncharacterized protein isoform X1; the encoded protein is MEAKRSSSVSIIHNATIVTMDACSRVFRIGGIVIDQDEIKAVGQSADILAQFSSVADQIIDLHGQFLLPGFINTHVHTSQQLGRGIADDVDLMTWLHSRIWPYESNMTELDSYISTLLCGIELIHSGVTCFAEAGGQYVSAMARAVEELGLRACLTESIMDAGEGLPPTWAARTTEDCIQSQKKLYEKHHNTADGRIRIWLGIRQIMNSTDRLLLETRETAEELKTGIHMHVSEIAYENNVVMNTRKVEYGTVTYLKKIDFLQKNLLAAHTVWVNNTEIDFLSRSGVKVSHCPASAMRMLGFAPIKEMLESGICVSLGTDGAPSNNRMSMVDEMYLASLINKGREVFANGTTNPTALPAETILKMATINGAKTVLWDDEIGSIEIGKKADLVVINPSSWTMIPIHDCISSLVYCMRTENIVSVMCNGKWIMKDKKILTVNEEEVISMAKEASSELLKRAGIRIPSRMNIL